Proteins co-encoded in one Streptomyces roseochromogenus subsp. oscitans DS 12.976 genomic window:
- a CDS encoding tryptophan halogenase family protein has product MSDNRIRKILVLGGGTTGWMSAAYLAKALGSSAEVTVLEAPSVPRIGVGEATIPNLQKVFFDFLGLSEEEWMPECNASFKLGIRYINWRTPGSGEALGREHQGGKDHFDHVFGVLPSHENLPLSHYWTHKKLTGQTDEPFDQACYTQPQIFDRNLSPRYLDGTRWASYAWHFDAQKVADFLGRFSVEKLGVQHIQDKFVGADVDQRGHIVAVKTEEGRRLEADLFIDCSGFRSLLMNGVMKEPFLDMSDHLLNDRAVATQIPHDDENNGVEPFTSAIAMSAGWTWKIPMLGRFGTGYVYSSRFTSQDEATQEFCRMWGIDPETHPLNHVKFRVGRNRRAWVKNCIGLGLANQFVEPLESTGIYFVYAALYQLVKHFPDKSFDPVLVNRFNHEVEEMFDDTRDFIQGHFSFAPRNDTPYWRACKELELAPRFVEKVKEYKSGLGVNLPVTDEAGYYGNFEAEFRNFWSNANYYCILAGLGELPDNPMPLLAHQPESIASAEAVFEEIKKRREELLATLPSTHEYLLKLHGKA; this is encoded by the coding sequence ATGAGTGACAACCGGATCAGGAAGATCCTCGTGCTCGGCGGCGGCACCACCGGCTGGATGAGCGCCGCCTACCTCGCCAAGGCGCTCGGCTCCAGCGCCGAGGTCACGGTGCTGGAGGCGCCCTCCGTCCCGCGGATCGGCGTCGGCGAGGCCACCATCCCCAACCTGCAGAAGGTCTTCTTCGACTTCCTCGGCCTGTCCGAGGAGGAGTGGATGCCCGAGTGCAACGCCAGCTTCAAGCTCGGCATTCGGTACATCAACTGGCGCACCCCGGGCAGCGGTGAGGCGCTGGGCCGCGAGCACCAGGGCGGCAAGGACCACTTCGACCACGTCTTCGGCGTACTGCCCAGCCACGAGAACCTGCCGCTGTCCCACTACTGGACCCACAAGAAGCTCACCGGCCAGACCGACGAGCCCTTCGACCAGGCCTGCTACACCCAACCGCAGATCTTCGACCGGAACCTGTCCCCGCGCTACCTGGACGGCACCCGCTGGGCCAGCTACGCCTGGCACTTCGACGCCCAGAAGGTCGCCGACTTCCTGGGCCGCTTCTCCGTCGAGAAGCTCGGCGTCCAGCACATCCAGGACAAGTTCGTCGGCGCCGATGTCGACCAGCGTGGTCACATCGTCGCGGTGAAGACCGAGGAGGGCCGCCGCCTGGAGGCCGACCTCTTCATCGACTGCTCCGGCTTCCGCAGCCTGCTGATGAACGGCGTCATGAAGGAGCCGTTCCTGGACATGAGCGATCACCTGCTCAACGACCGCGCGGTCGCCACCCAGATCCCGCACGACGACGAGAACAACGGCGTGGAGCCGTTCACTTCGGCCATCGCCATGTCCGCCGGCTGGACCTGGAAGATCCCCATGCTGGGCCGCTTCGGCACCGGCTACGTCTACTCCAGCCGCTTCACCTCGCAGGACGAGGCGACGCAGGAGTTCTGCCGGATGTGGGGCATCGACCCCGAGACGCACCCGCTGAACCACGTCAAGTTCCGCGTCGGCCGCAACCGCCGCGCCTGGGTGAAGAACTGCATCGGCCTGGGCCTGGCCAACCAGTTCGTGGAGCCGCTGGAGTCCACCGGCATCTACTTCGTCTACGCGGCCCTGTACCAGCTGGTCAAGCACTTCCCGGACAAGTCCTTCGACCCGGTGCTGGTGAACCGGTTCAACCACGAGGTCGAGGAGATGTTCGACGACACCCGCGACTTCATCCAGGGCCACTTCAGCTTCGCACCGCGCAACGACACGCCGTACTGGCGCGCCTGCAAGGAGCTGGAGCTGGCGCCCCGGTTCGTCGAGAAGGTCAAGGAGTACAAGTCCGGCCTGGGCGTGAACCTGCCGGTCACCGACGAGGCGGGCTACTACGGCAACTTCGAGGCCGAGTTCCGCAACTTCTGGAGCAACGCCAACTACTACTGCATCCTCGCCGGACTCGGCGAGCTGCCGGACAACCCGATGCCGCTGCTGGCCCACCAGCCGGAGTCGATCGCGTCCGCCGAGGCGGTCTTCGAGGAGATCAAGAAGCGCCGTGAGGAGCTGCTGGCCACCCTTCCGTCCACCCACGAGTACCTGCTGAAGCTGCACGGCAAGGCGTGA
- a CDS encoding alpha/beta hydrolase, whose product MDTPVYGDYDQRTLDRQYSPSSCVEDINVFLDRYAVESERTRRTVPARRGIRYGEQPPETLDFFPATVPDAPLMVFVHGGYWQELSKNESSFPARGLVAAGAAYAALDYGLAPEYRLDEIVAQVRRGLAWLLEHAVDLGVDPHRIHLSGSSAGAHLVAMALLDDWRPGGLHPADAFAGATLLSGVYDLEPLRLTYVNEPLGLDVHSAARLSPIRHLPARLPALVVARGGAETDEFVRQHEDLLRAVAPRAASVREVVAGHRNHFDITFDLDQQASELGAAVFAQLGLPATTPRP is encoded by the coding sequence ATGGACACGCCCGTGTACGGCGACTACGACCAGCGCACCCTCGACCGGCAGTACTCGCCGAGTTCCTGCGTCGAGGACATCAATGTGTTCCTGGACCGGTACGCGGTGGAGAGCGAGAGGACCCGGCGGACCGTCCCGGCCCGCCGCGGCATCCGCTACGGCGAACAGCCGCCGGAGACGCTGGATTTCTTCCCCGCCACGGTGCCGGACGCCCCGCTGATGGTGTTCGTGCACGGCGGCTACTGGCAGGAGCTGAGCAAGAACGAGTCGTCCTTCCCGGCCCGCGGCCTGGTCGCGGCCGGAGCGGCCTACGCCGCCCTGGACTACGGCCTTGCGCCCGAGTACCGGCTCGACGAGATCGTGGCCCAGGTGCGCCGCGGCCTGGCCTGGCTGCTCGAACACGCCGTTGACCTGGGCGTGGATCCCCATAGGATCCACCTCAGCGGCAGCTCGGCCGGCGCCCATCTGGTGGCCATGGCCCTGCTGGACGACTGGCGGCCCGGCGGGCTGCACCCCGCCGACGCGTTCGCCGGCGCCACCCTGCTCAGCGGTGTGTACGACCTGGAACCGCTGCGGCTGACCTACGTCAACGAACCGCTGGGCCTGGACGTGCACAGCGCGGCCCGGCTGAGCCCGATCCGGCACCTGCCCGCCCGCCTGCCCGCCCTCGTGGTGGCCAGGGGCGGCGCGGAGACGGACGAGTTCGTCCGCCAGCACGAGGACCTGCTGCGCGCGGTCGCCCCCCGTGCCGCGTCGGTGCGCGAGGTCGTCGCCGGGCACCGCAACCACTTCGACATCACCTTCGACCTCGACCAACAGGCGTCCGAGCTGGGCGCGGCGGTCTTCGCGCAGCTCGGGCTGCCGGCCACCACCCCCCGTCCATGA
- a CDS encoding tryptophan 2,3-dioxygenase: MTTEEKTRRIRAYQPLTEEERRRQAERTSGEPMLDFTAGQVGTDSTPYIDYHHVDSLLSLQHPRSDEPAELTFYITGQVQELLFKLMFTETNRTRDLLLADRLDDALWYLRRIEKILRVLTVSWEPVSTITPTEFARYRDELGTASGFQSYMYRQLEFSLGNKSPRMAEAYRAVPWVHELVDAALRAPSLYDAALHLLRRRGYDIPSEAVERDYTQPYEEHPAVEAAWSALYTDQDRDPRLYALAEALCDLNYHYSRWRHTHLLVVERVLGHKPGTGGTSGVDWLRRAARHRFFPELWAVRSGI; the protein is encoded by the coding sequence ATGACCACTGAAGAGAAGACCCGCCGGATACGGGCCTACCAGCCCCTGACCGAGGAGGAGCGGCGCCGGCAGGCCGAACGCACCAGCGGCGAGCCCATGCTGGACTTCACCGCCGGCCAGGTCGGCACCGACAGCACCCCCTACATCGACTACCACCACGTCGACTCGCTGCTCTCCCTCCAGCACCCGCGCAGCGACGAACCGGCCGAGCTGACCTTCTACATCACAGGGCAGGTCCAGGAGCTGCTGTTCAAGCTGATGTTCACCGAGACCAACCGCACGCGCGACCTGCTGCTGGCGGACCGGCTGGACGACGCGCTGTGGTACCTGCGGCGGATCGAGAAGATCCTGCGCGTGCTGACCGTCTCCTGGGAGCCGGTCAGCACCATCACGCCCACCGAGTTCGCCCGGTACCGCGACGAACTGGGCACGGCATCCGGATTCCAGTCGTACATGTACCGGCAGCTGGAGTTCTCGCTCGGCAACAAGTCACCCCGGATGGCCGAGGCGTACCGCGCCGTGCCCTGGGTCCACGAGCTGGTCGACGCGGCGCTGCGGGCGCCCAGTCTGTACGACGCGGCACTGCACCTGCTGCGCCGGCGCGGCTACGACATCCCGAGCGAGGCCGTCGAACGCGACTACACGCAGCCCTACGAGGAGCACCCGGCGGTCGAGGCGGCCTGGTCCGCGCTGTACACCGACCAGGACCGGGACCCGCGGCTGTACGCCCTGGCCGAGGCCTTGTGCGACCTCAACTACCACTACTCGCGCTGGCGTCACACTCATCTGCTCGTGGTGGAACGCGTCCTCGGCCACAAGCCGGGCACCGGCGGAACCTCCGGTGTCGACTGGCTGCGTCGCGCCGCCCGGCACCGGTTCTTCCCCGAGCTGTGGGCCGTCCGCTCCGGCATCTGA
- the ccrA gene encoding crotonyl-CoA carboxylase/reductase, with amino-acid sequence MNPLAGTLSDGTATAEEVAALPVPESYRAAVLFKDQQGMFDAMPLSERDPAKAVHVTEVPTPEPGAGEVLVAVLASSVNYNTVWSALSSPVSTFAFLERYARLGGPAARHDLPYHIIGSDLAGVVLRTGEGVRGWRAGDHVVAHCLSVELESADGHGDTMLDPEQRIWGYETNYGGLAELSLVKANQLMPKPGHLTWEEAASPGLVNSTAYRQLVSANGAAMKQGDNVLIWGAAGGVGSYATQLALAGGANPVCVVSSPQKAALCRAMGAEHIIDRRAEGYRFWKDEDTPDPGEWRRFGRHIRDLTGGEDPDIVVEHPGRETFGASVYVARRGGTIVTCASTSGYRHEYDNRYLWMQLKRVIGSHFANYREAWEANRLIAKGRIHPTLSRSYPLTQVGEAVSLVHAGRHHGKVGVLCLAPREGLGVRDEELRARHADAIDRFRDPATEL; translated from the coding sequence ATGAACCCGCTCGCCGGGACACTGAGCGACGGGACGGCCACCGCCGAGGAGGTCGCCGCTCTGCCGGTACCCGAGAGTTACCGCGCGGCGGTGCTCTTCAAGGACCAGCAGGGCATGTTCGACGCGATGCCGCTGTCCGAACGGGACCCGGCCAAGGCCGTCCATGTGACCGAGGTGCCCACCCCCGAACCCGGCGCCGGCGAGGTGCTGGTGGCGGTGCTGGCCAGCTCGGTCAACTACAACACCGTCTGGAGCGCACTGTCCTCGCCGGTGTCCACCTTCGCTTTCCTCGAACGCTATGCGCGCCTGGGCGGCCCGGCCGCCCGGCACGACCTGCCATACCACATCATCGGTTCCGACCTCGCGGGTGTGGTGCTGCGCACCGGGGAGGGGGTACGCGGCTGGCGGGCCGGTGACCATGTGGTCGCCCACTGTCTGTCCGTGGAACTGGAGAGCGCCGACGGGCACGGCGACACCATGCTCGACCCCGAACAGCGCATCTGGGGCTACGAGACCAACTACGGCGGGCTGGCCGAGCTGTCCCTGGTCAAGGCCAACCAGCTGATGCCGAAGCCCGGCCACCTCACCTGGGAGGAGGCGGCGAGCCCCGGCCTCGTCAACTCCACCGCCTACCGGCAGCTCGTGTCGGCCAACGGCGCCGCCATGAAGCAGGGCGACAACGTCCTGATCTGGGGCGCGGCCGGCGGGGTCGGCTCCTATGCCACCCAGCTGGCCCTGGCGGGCGGCGCCAATCCGGTCTGCGTGGTCTCCTCACCGCAGAAGGCCGCGCTGTGCCGGGCGATGGGCGCCGAGCACATCATCGACCGCCGGGCCGAGGGCTACCGGTTCTGGAAGGACGAGGACACCCCCGACCCGGGGGAGTGGCGCCGCTTCGGCCGGCACATCCGCGACCTCACCGGCGGCGAGGACCCCGACATCGTGGTCGAGCACCCCGGACGCGAGACCTTCGGCGCCTCCGTCTACGTGGCCCGCCGCGGCGGCACCATCGTGACCTGCGCGTCCACCTCCGGATACCGCCACGAGTACGACAACCGATACCTGTGGATGCAGCTCAAGCGCGTCATCGGCTCCCACTTCGCCAACTACCGCGAGGCATGGGAGGCCAACCGGCTGATCGCCAAGGGCCGTATCCACCCGACCCTGTCCCGCAGCTATCCCCTGACCCAGGTGGGCGAGGCGGTCTCCCTCGTCCACGCCGGACGCCACCACGGCAAGGTCGGTGTGCTCTGCCTCGCCCCGCGCGAGGGCCTGGGCGTACGGGACGAGGAACTGCGGGCGCGGCATGCGGACGCCATCGACCGCTTCCGTGACCCTGCGACGGAGTTGTGA
- a CDS encoding phosphopantetheine-binding protein, whose protein sequence is MTKARELVGLCIANPELLDGLEEGADLRDAGLNSGEFVLIALRIEEEIDRPLEDEEMDTLSTLADIEAILSAAPSAQGQG, encoded by the coding sequence ATGACCAAGGCACGGGAGCTCGTTGGGCTCTGCATCGCCAACCCGGAGCTCCTCGACGGGCTCGAAGAGGGCGCGGACCTGCGGGACGCGGGCCTGAACTCCGGTGAGTTCGTCCTGATCGCGCTGCGCATCGAGGAGGAGATCGACCGCCCGCTGGAGGACGAGGAGATGGACACGCTGTCCACCCTCGCCGACATCGAGGCGATACTCTCCGCCGCGCCGTCGGCCCAGGGCCAGGGATGA
- a CDS encoding acyl carrier protein, with the protein MNAEEIKEQARLLLAEEARVEPAQIRDDTVLKRLPGMGTGRVLEVIGRLERRHGLVIDDQYLYGLTTLADLERIVTAQSAPRPEAQPASRPEPKPRPAAGGAASDGELRGWLRSLEKLVPTPDDLTHYSVDRPTALALMRTDDRTLDTLMRHGLRHGDGPDGPRFDEHDLYNLAMYCGSGRSVPEVAVRYNVRLARGSVESWTRPEVWRIRHFATCPDHGRCDQRWELAPVRPEGFGGELLEVTHDLLRDGPVPSGEVAGRPAFMMLDCTVRTAGKRMELRSPVLRSAYRDALEELRSGKIRFQSVPAALRVDASKARALGVGNCVSTSMHLAQTLAHAGFQVRTRKGYFVAVGAEDHGWMEVLEDGEWKALDPALALLAEWDLGAERSAAFTEFCAGSYLNRFVPCDSRADEEVVRHWHGDQLFDEVPTTIVTRTAGTAVGK; encoded by the coding sequence ATGAACGCCGAGGAGATCAAGGAGCAGGCACGGCTCCTGCTGGCCGAGGAGGCCCGGGTCGAGCCCGCGCAGATCCGCGACGACACCGTGCTCAAGCGACTGCCCGGCATGGGCACCGGCCGGGTCCTGGAGGTGATCGGCCGGCTGGAACGCCGCCACGGCCTGGTGATCGACGACCAGTACCTGTACGGCCTGACCACCCTGGCGGACCTCGAACGCATCGTGACGGCACAGTCCGCACCACGACCCGAGGCGCAGCCCGCGTCGCGGCCCGAGCCGAAGCCCCGGCCCGCCGCCGGGGGCGCCGCCTCCGACGGGGAACTGCGCGGCTGGCTGCGCTCCCTGGAGAAACTGGTCCCGACTCCCGACGACCTCACCCACTACAGCGTCGACCGGCCCACCGCCCTGGCGCTGATGCGGACCGACGACCGCACCCTCGACACCCTCATGCGCCACGGGCTGCGCCACGGCGACGGCCCCGACGGGCCCCGCTTCGACGAGCACGACCTGTACAACCTGGCCATGTACTGCGGCTCCGGCCGCTCCGTGCCCGAGGTGGCCGTGCGCTACAACGTCCGGCTGGCCCGGGGCTCGGTGGAGAGCTGGACCCGCCCGGAGGTCTGGCGCATCCGGCACTTCGCCACCTGCCCGGACCACGGCCGCTGCGACCAGCGCTGGGAGCTGGCGCCGGTGCGCCCCGAGGGCTTCGGCGGTGAACTCCTGGAGGTCACCCACGACTTGCTGCGTGACGGCCCGGTGCCCAGCGGCGAGGTGGCCGGCCGCCCCGCCTTCATGATGCTGGACTGCACGGTCCGCACGGCCGGCAAGCGGATGGAGCTGCGCTCACCGGTGCTGCGCTCGGCCTACCGCGACGCCCTGGAGGAACTGCGCTCGGGCAAGATCCGCTTCCAGTCGGTGCCCGCGGCGCTGCGCGTCGACGCCTCGAAGGCACGCGCCCTCGGCGTCGGGAACTGCGTGTCGACCTCCATGCACCTGGCGCAGACCCTCGCCCACGCCGGTTTCCAGGTGCGCACCCGCAAGGGCTACTTCGTGGCCGTCGGTGCCGAGGACCACGGCTGGATGGAGGTCCTTGAGGACGGCGAGTGGAAGGCGCTCGACCCGGCCCTGGCGCTGCTCGCCGAGTGGGACCTCGGCGCCGAACGCTCCGCGGCGTTCACCGAGTTCTGCGCGGGCTCGTACCTGAACCGTTTCGTCCCCTGCGACAGCAGGGCGGACGAGGAAGTGGTGCGGCACTGGCACGGAGACCAGCTCTTCGACGAGGTGCCGACGACGATCGTGACGCGCACGGCCGGCACGGCCGTGGGGAAGTGA
- a CDS encoding 3-oxoacyl-ACP synthase III family protein: MAIGIIGMGSHVPETVITNADISAWTGAEESWVGDRTGIYERRYAADGTATSDLALPAAAQALDSVPDARQRLGAIIVATCTPDVPQPATAAILQHKLQLGSVPSFDVNAVCSGFLYGLTLAEGLLASRCKDRHVLVVGADMFSRLMDRTDRRTVSLFGDGAGAALVAEVPDGYGLLAHRWQTDGDLYEFVGVEGGGTRLPLDAQALAEGRQYFRMNGRAVRTYALSTLRKLVEEVLGDAALTVDDVDRFVIHQANTRMVEEVARDLGVGLDRFAFTAPGLGNTAAASVPLTLHASHRERPIRRGERILLAAVGGGLAGGAALLRWY; the protein is encoded by the coding sequence ATGGCCATCGGAATCATCGGCATGGGATCCCATGTCCCCGAAACCGTCATCACCAATGCGGATATCAGCGCCTGGACAGGCGCCGAGGAATCCTGGGTGGGCGATCGCACCGGGATATACGAACGGCGCTATGCCGCCGACGGCACGGCGACCTCCGACCTCGCACTGCCCGCCGCCGCACAGGCGCTGGACAGCGTGCCCGACGCCCGGCAGCGGCTCGGCGCCATCATCGTCGCCACCTGCACCCCCGACGTGCCGCAGCCCGCGACCGCCGCGATCCTGCAGCACAAACTCCAGCTGGGCAGCGTTCCGTCGTTCGACGTCAACGCGGTCTGCAGCGGATTCCTGTACGGTCTGACCCTCGCCGAGGGGCTGCTCGCCTCCCGCTGCAAGGACCGCCATGTGCTCGTCGTCGGCGCGGACATGTTCTCGCGTCTGATGGACCGCACCGACCGGCGCACGGTCAGCCTGTTCGGCGACGGGGCCGGCGCGGCCCTGGTCGCCGAGGTGCCCGACGGGTACGGACTGCTGGCACACCGCTGGCAGACCGACGGCGACCTCTACGAGTTCGTAGGCGTCGAGGGCGGCGGCACGCGGCTGCCGCTGGACGCACAGGCCCTGGCCGAGGGGCGCCAGTACTTCCGGATGAACGGTCGCGCGGTCCGTACGTACGCGCTCTCCACCCTGCGCAAGCTCGTCGAGGAAGTCCTCGGCGACGCCGCGCTGACCGTGGACGACGTGGACCGCTTCGTGATCCACCAGGCCAACACCCGGATGGTGGAGGAGGTCGCCCGCGACCTCGGAGTGGGGCTCGACCGCTTCGCCTTCACCGCGCCCGGCCTGGGCAACACCGCCGCGGCCTCGGTGCCGCTCACCCTGCACGCCTCCCATCGGGAGCGGCCGATCCGCCGGGGCGAGCGCATCCTGCTGGCCGCCGTGGGCGGCGGGCTCGCCGGCGGCGCCGCTCTTCTGCGCTGGTACTGA
- a CDS encoding LLM class flavin-dependent oxidoreductase, whose product MSGRTRTSRGAEAPHVWAWLDPGRASLRELRAFAAAAERAAVDAVLIADHDDGTAGDALDPTAVLGALAPDTRSIGLVAAVPPGERQPYHVARAVASLDHITHGRVGWYASDGGADRRTEEFVRVVRGLWDSFDDDAFVYDRSSGRCFDAAKLRALNHRGEHFRVAGPLNIARPPQGHPVVVQDDGPLAGGTADVVLVGPVADLESARARYRAVKECAAVHGRDPEQVRVLVTIDVPSPGATVDSLELWFQRRAADGFLLRFPGTAGDALAGLTHAAEGLLPGLCRRGSLPDDTVPTDLRGRLGLPPLPLCG is encoded by the coding sequence ATGAGCGGGCGCACGAGAACCTCGCGCGGCGCCGAGGCCCCGCACGTGTGGGCATGGCTGGACCCCGGACGCGCGTCCCTGCGCGAGCTGCGCGCGTTCGCCGCCGCGGCCGAACGGGCGGCCGTGGACGCGGTACTGATCGCCGATCACGACGACGGCACGGCGGGCGACGCCCTCGACCCCACCGCGGTGCTCGGGGCGCTCGCCCCGGACACCAGGAGCATCGGTCTGGTGGCCGCCGTCCCGCCCGGCGAACGGCAGCCGTACCACGTGGCTCGGGCTGTCGCCTCCCTGGACCACATCACACACGGCCGGGTGGGCTGGTACGCGTCCGACGGGGGCGCCGATCGACGCACCGAGGAGTTCGTCCGCGTGGTGCGCGGGCTGTGGGACAGCTTCGACGACGACGCCTTTGTGTACGACCGCTCCTCCGGCCGTTGCTTCGACGCCGCGAAACTACGCGCCCTCAACCACCGGGGCGAACACTTCCGGGTCGCGGGTCCCCTGAACATCGCGCGGCCGCCGCAGGGGCATCCGGTCGTGGTCCAGGACGACGGGCCGCTCGCGGGCGGCACCGCCGATGTGGTCCTGGTGGGCCCGGTCGCGGACCTGGAGAGTGCGCGGGCCCGCTACCGGGCGGTCAAGGAGTGCGCCGCCGTCCACGGCCGGGACCCCGAACAGGTCCGGGTGCTGGTCACCATCGACGTCCCCTCGCCGGGGGCCACCGTCGACAGCCTGGAGCTGTGGTTCCAGCGGCGGGCCGCGGACGGCTTCCTGCTCCGCTTCCCGGGAACCGCCGGGGACGCGTTGGCCGGCCTCACGCATGCCGCCGAGGGCCTGCTGCCCGGGCTGTGCCGCCGCGGATCACTGCCCGACGACACCGTCCCGACGGATCTGCGGGGCCGGCTCGGGCTGCCGCCGCTTCCCCTGTGCGGCTGA
- a CDS encoding LLM class flavin-dependent oxidoreductase — MTTARRPRTMSLGALIHGSGGHVAAWRHPQARADGQLDFDFRARLAQTLENARFDVLFVADVLATWGEDAETLSRTGRASYFEPLTVLSALSSVTEHIGLVATATTTYNAPADLARRFASLDQLSGGRAGWNVVTSLVPLEAANFGFDEHLAHHLRYERADGFVTEVRRLWGQEGMPRSPQQRPVIFQAGSSEDGREFASRHGEVLFTAQTSIAGAQEYYADVKARAARHGRDRREVLVWPAMSPLVAATEAEARRRVEELEELVHDEVARRLVQDTLGGFDLSGCPLDGPLPEIPESDRSKSRRQQLVALAREGGLTIRQLARRMTGGGGIVAGTPEQIADHMESWFRQGAADGFNLSFPYFPGPVEDFADHVVPLLRRRGLLPADYAGTTLRENLGLPSPAAVPAVAGASR; from the coding sequence ATGACGACAGCCCGGCGCCCCCGCACGATGTCACTGGGCGCTCTCATCCACGGATCCGGTGGCCATGTCGCGGCCTGGCGGCATCCGCAGGCCCGCGCCGATGGGCAACTGGACTTCGACTTCCGTGCCCGTCTCGCGCAGACCCTGGAGAACGCCAGGTTCGACGTGCTGTTCGTCGCCGACGTCCTCGCCACCTGGGGCGAGGACGCCGAGACACTCAGCCGCACCGGCCGGGCCTCCTACTTCGAGCCGCTGACCGTGCTGTCCGCGCTCTCCTCGGTCACCGAGCACATCGGTCTGGTGGCCACGGCCACCACCACCTACAACGCCCCGGCCGACCTTGCCCGCCGGTTCGCCTCCCTCGACCAGCTGTCGGGGGGCCGGGCAGGCTGGAACGTGGTCACCTCGCTCGTACCGCTGGAGGCCGCCAACTTCGGGTTCGACGAACATCTCGCCCACCATCTGCGCTACGAGCGTGCGGACGGCTTCGTCACCGAGGTGCGCCGCCTGTGGGGGCAAGAAGGGATGCCGCGCTCGCCGCAGCAGCGCCCGGTGATCTTCCAGGCCGGCTCCTCGGAGGACGGCCGGGAGTTCGCGTCCCGGCACGGCGAGGTGCTGTTCACCGCGCAGACCTCGATCGCCGGTGCGCAGGAGTACTACGCCGACGTCAAGGCGCGCGCCGCCCGGCACGGCCGCGATCGGCGGGAGGTACTGGTGTGGCCCGCCATGTCACCGCTCGTCGCGGCCACCGAGGCGGAGGCACGGCGACGCGTGGAGGAACTGGAGGAACTGGTCCACGACGAGGTGGCCCGCCGCCTGGTCCAGGACACTCTGGGCGGCTTCGATCTCAGTGGCTGCCCGTTGGACGGGCCGCTCCCGGAGATCCCCGAGAGCGACCGCAGCAAGTCGCGCCGGCAGCAGCTGGTGGCCCTGGCCCGGGAAGGCGGCCTGACCATACGTCAGCTGGCGCGGCGCATGACCGGCGGCGGCGGAATCGTCGCCGGCACCCCGGAGCAGATCGCCGACCATATGGAGAGCTGGTTCCGGCAGGGCGCCGCGGACGGCTTCAACCTCTCCTTCCCCTATTTCCCCGGACCGGTCGAGGACTTCGCGGACCACGTCGTACCCCTGCTGCGCCGGCGCGGGCTGCTGCCCGCCGACTACGCGGGCACCACCTTGCGGGAGAACCTCGGGCTGCCGAGCCCGGCGGCCGTCCCGGCCGTGGCCGGAGCGAGCCGATGA
- a CDS encoding RrF2 family transcriptional regulator, translating to MKLSQGVEWALHCTVALAQSRAQAPVSRRTLAGYFDLPEAYLAKHLKSLVQAGVLTATSGPRGGFRLARPASGITALDIVEAIEGTLPPFVCTEIRQRGECAVPPEKCTGPCPVAKVMYDADRAWRDHLRSVTVAGLVDRLPPWSHSHAGTPTEADASTVL from the coding sequence ATGAAGCTGTCGCAGGGAGTGGAGTGGGCTCTGCACTGCACGGTGGCGCTGGCGCAGTCCAGGGCCCAGGCGCCCGTCTCACGGCGGACCCTGGCGGGGTACTTCGACCTTCCGGAGGCGTACCTCGCCAAGCACCTGAAGTCCCTCGTGCAGGCCGGGGTGCTGACCGCGACCTCCGGACCGCGCGGCGGCTTCCGGCTCGCTCGCCCGGCGTCGGGGATCACCGCTCTGGACATCGTGGAGGCGATCGAGGGCACCCTGCCGCCCTTCGTGTGCACGGAGATCCGCCAGCGCGGCGAATGCGCGGTGCCGCCGGAGAAGTGCACTGGCCCCTGCCCGGTGGCGAAGGTCATGTACGACGCGGACCGGGCCTGGCGCGACCATCTGCGCTCGGTCACCGTGGCCGGTCTGGTCGACCGGCTGCCGCCCTGGTCCCACAGCCACGCCGGGACGCCCACCGAGGCGGACGCCTCCACGGTGCT